Below is a genomic region from Streptomyces sp. NBC_00461.
ACGGCACAGCGGGTGCCGGTGACCGACGAGTTCACTCCAGATGCGTCGCCGCGAACATCCGCAGCACCGCCGGGAGTACGACCACGGAGGGCCCCGCCTGCGACAGCGCCTTCGCCAGGTCCGTCTCCAGCGTCCGCGCAGTCGTACGCACCCCCGGGACGCCGAAGGACTCCGCGAGGGCCACGTAGTCCGGGCGTGTCAGTTCCGTCGCGGTGGGCTGACCGAACGCGTCCGTCATGTACTCGCGCAGGATGCCGTAGCCGCCGTCGTCCACGATCAGCCAGGTGACGTTCAGGTCGTACTGGCGGGCCGTCGCCAGCTCGGCGATCGAGTACAGGGCACCGCCGTCGCCGGACACCGCCAGGACCGGGCGGGTCGGGTCCGCCGCCGCCGCTCCCAGCGCCGCCGGGAAGCCGTAGCCGAGGCCGCCGGCGCCCTGGGCGGAGTGCAGGAGGTTGGGACCCTTGGCGTCGAAGGCCGACCAGGCCCAGTAGGCCAGGATGGTCATGTCCCAGAAGGACGGGGAGTCGGCGGGGAGGGCCCGGCGGACGGACGCCAACACGTCCTGTTCCAGGGTGAGTTCCTGAGCGGCGATGCGGTCGGCGACCTTCGCCAGCACCTCGCGCACCCGCTCCGGGGCAGCAGGGTCCGAGCGCTCCTCCACCGTCTCCAGCAGCGCCTGCAGCGCGAGGCGCGCGTCCGCGTGAATGCCCAACGCAGGGTGGTTGGACTCCAGCTTGCCGAGGTCGGCCTCGATCTGGATGACGCGTCCGCTTGGCTTGAACGTGTGGTAATTCGAGGAGAGTTCGCCCAGCCCCGAGCCGACCACCAGGACTACGTCCGCGTCCTGAAGAAACTCCGTGGTGTGCCGGTCCTCGATCCAGGACTGGAGCGAGAGCGGGTGCTTCCAGGGGAAGGCCCCCTTACCACCGGGAGTCGTGACGACCGGCGCCTGCAGCCGCTCCGCCAGCTGCTTCAGCTTCCCTGACGCGTCCGCCCGTACCACTCCCCCGCCGGCGATGATCGCCGGACGCGCGGCCTTCGACAGCAGGTCGGCTGCCACGGCGGTGAGTTCGGGACGCGGAGGCAGCTGCTCGGGAAACGCGTCGCCACCCGTCACCACCGGGATCGACGTCCGGTCCAGCAGCACGTCCTGCGGGAGCTCCACCCAGACCGGGCCGTGCGGAGCGGTCAGCGCGGACTTCCAGGCCTCCGCGATCGCGGACGGGATCTGGGACTGGGCGCGGACGGTGTGGACGGACTTCACCACGCCTCTGAACGAGGCAGCCTGGTCCGGGAGTTCGTGCAGATAGCCGTGCCTGCCACCGCCCAGGCCCGCCGTCGGGATCTGGCTGCTGATCGCCAGTACGGGGGCGGAGGCGGCGCGCGCCTCCTGCAGCGCCGCGAGGGAGGTCAGCGCACCCGGGCCCGTGGAGAGCAGGAGAGGGGCGGCCTCTCCGGTGATCCTGCCGTACGCGTCCGCCGCGAACCCCGCGTTGTTCTCCACCCGCAGGCCGATGTAGCGGAGCGAGGAGCGGCGCAGCGCGTCGAACATGCCGAGCGCGTGCTGGCCGGGCAGCCCGAACACGGTGGTCGCGCCGAGCCCGGCCAGCGTCTCCACGACCAGGTCCCCGCCGTTGCGGCCCGGAGGAGGATTCAGTGCCGCCTCCGTCTGGGCGGCCGTCGGGCGGAGTTCCAGGTCGTGGTCGTGGGTCACTTGCCCTCGTTCTCCTTGCGGGACTCGGCAATCTGGCGGGACATGATCGTGGTCAGTTCGTACGCTGTGTGGGACGCGGCCACCGACGTGATCTCCGCGTGATCGTACGCGGGCGCCACCTCGACGACGTCGGCCGATACGAGGTTGCAGGATGCCAGGCCGCGCAGGATCTCCAGGAGCTCGCGCGAGGTCATGCCGCCGGCCTCGGGCGTGCCCGTGCCGGGCGCGTGCGCCGGGTCCAGGCAGTCGATGTCGATGGAGATGTACAGCGGGCGGTCGCCGATGCGCTGGCGGAGCTGGTCGGCGACCTCGTCGGCGCCCCGGCGGTAGATGTCCGCGGAGGTGACGATGCCGAAGCCCATCTTCTCGTCGTCGGTGAGGTCCTGCTTGCCGTAGAGCGGGCCGCGGGTGCCCACGTGGGACAGCGCCTCCGTGTCGAGGATGCCCTCCTCCACCGCGCGGCGGAACGGCGTGCCGTGGGTGTACTCGGCGCCGAAGTAGGTGTCCCAGGTGTCGAGGTGGGCGTCGAAGTGGAGCAGGGCGACCGGGCCGTGCTTCCTCGCCACCGAGCGGAGCAGCGGGAGGGCGATCGTGTGGTCGCCGCCCAGGGTCATCAGGCGGGCGCCCGTGCCCAGCAGCTCGTCCGCGGCCGCCTCGATGGTGTCGACGGCCTCGTTGATGTTGAACGGGTTCGCCGCGATGTCACCGGCGTCCGCCACCTGCGCCAGCGCGAACGGGGATGCGTCCTGCGCCGGGTTGTAGGGCCGCAGCAGCCGGGACGCCTCGCGGATCGCGTTGCCGCCGAAGCGGGCGCCCGGCCGGTACGAGACGCCGGAGTCGAACGGCACGCCCACGACGGCGACGTCGGCGCGGCCGACCTCGTCGAGGCGGGGCAGCCGGGCGAAGGTCGCGGGTCCGGCGTACCGCGGGATGCGGGAGGAGTCGACGGGGCCGCGGGGCGTCTCGTTGCTGCTCATGGGGTGATGCCTTCTTTCCTACGCTTCATCGCGTATCAAGCGATTTGTAGTACTTAAGTTACGACTCTACTGGGGCGCCGGGACCGGCTCGGAGACGGCTTCGGGGGCCCGCCCGGCAAGACGCTCGCGCCAGGCGGCGAGTACGGCCGCGTCGGTCGCGGGGGTGGCGAGGGAGACGGCCACGTAGGCGACGAGGGACGACAGCAGGCCGTAGTACACGGGCTCGTTGGCGAGGATGCCGTAGCCCGCCATCAGGCCGACGACCGCGAGGCCGCCGACGACGACCGAGGCGAGGGCGCCCTGCGCGGTGCCGCGCTTCCAGAGCAGCCCGCCGAGGATGGGGACGAGGAGTCCGCCGACGAGGAGGTTGTAGGCGACCGTCAGCGCCTCGACGACGTTGTTGAGCGCGATGGCCGTGCCGATCACGCCGAGGCCCATGATCAGGATGAAGACGCGGTTCCCCCTGACCTCGTCGTGCTCCTCCTCCGACCTCCGCACGGCTCCCCGCAGCCGTGACCAGATGTCGTTGTTGGCGACGGTCGCGCAGGCGATCAGCGCGCCGGAGGACGTGGACATCACGGCGGCGAGCGCGGCGGCCAGCACCACTCCCCTGACCCCGACCGGGAGTTCGTCCTTGACGATGGTCGCGAAGGCGTCGTCGGGGCTGCCGAGCTTGGGGTACAGCACCTTGGCCGCCGTACCGATGACGGCGCCGGCGAGGGCGTACACGAGGCAGTAGGTGCCTGCGACCGTGCCGCCCCACTTGGCGGTCCTGTCGCTTCCGGCCGTGAAGACGCGCTGCCAGATGTCCTGCCCGATGAGCATGCCGAAGGTGTAGATCAGCAGGTAGGTGAAGATCGTCTCGCCGCCGATGCCCAGCGGGTCGAAGTACCCGGTGGGCAGCTTGGCCTTCATCTCGCTGAAGCCGCCGGCCTTGACGACGGCGATGGGCAGCAGGAGCAGCAGCACACCGATCGTCTTCACCACGAACTGCACCATGTCGGTGAGGGTGATGGACCACATGCCGCCGAGCGTCGAGTAGGCGACGACGATCGAGCCGCCGAGGATGATCGCGACGGTCCGGTTCATGTCGAAGAGGACGTCGAAGATCGTGGCGTAGGCGATGGTCGAGGTGACCGCGAGCATCAGGGTGTACGCCCACATGACCACGCCGGAGATGAGGCCCGCGCGGCCGCCGTAGCGGAGGTCGAGCATCTCGGAGACGGTGTAGACCTTCAGGCGGGCGATGCGGGCGGAGAAGAAGACGGACAGGGCGAGCAGGCCGAGGCCGATGGTGAAGACCATCCAGGCGCCGGAGAGGCCGTACTGGTAGCCGAGGCCGACCCCGCCGATGGTGGACGCGCCGCCGAGGACGATCGCCGCCATGGTGCCGGAGTACATGGCGGGCCCGAGGCGGCGCCCCGCGACCAGGAACTCGCTCTTCGACTTGGCGCGGCGCATGCCCCACCAGCCCATGGCCAGCATGCCGGCCAGGTAGATGACGATGACGGTGTAGTCGACGGCCACAGGAGCCTCCTTCGCTCGGTCTCGCCGGCGGGTGATGAGCACCGACATTAGGTGGCCGGAAAGCGACTGCGAAGTGTACGTTTCATCCATTCGATCCGTCTTGGATGGAGGGAACGCACACCATGCCGGATCCCGCTGTTCCCCCTACTCCCCCGGTGCCCCTCGCGTCCCTCCTGGCCCGTGAGGACCTGGCCCTGCGGCGGATCGCGGGTCCCTCCGATGCGGACATCGTGATCCACTGGGCGCACACCTCGGAGATGGCCGACCCGTACCCGTATCTGCTGGGCGGGGAACTGCTGCTGACGGCGGGTGTCCACATCCCGGAGGCGGCGGGCTCGGGCACCTACTTCGACGATTACGTGTCGAGGATCGTCGCGGCGGGCGGGGCCGCTCTCGGCTTCGGCCTGGCTCCCGTGCACGACACGGTGCCGCGCGCTCTGGTGGCGGCGTGCGACGCGCATGGGCTGCCCCTGCTGGAGGTGCCGCCGCAGACCACGTTCTCGGGGGTGGCCCGCGCGGTCTGGCAGCTGATGGCCCAGGCCCGCCTCGCGGAACTCCGCCGGGTCACCGACGCCCAGCAGAGCCTCGCCGCGGCGGCGTCCCGCCCGGACCCGGTGCCGTCGGTGCTGCGGCAACTGGCCCAGCGGGTGGGGGGCCGGGCGGTGCTGTACGGGCCGGAAGGAGCGGAGATCGCGTCCGCGGGGCGCACGGCGGGCACCGGGGCCGGGGAGGCGCTCGCCGAGCTCGCGCAGGTCGTCCGCCCGTCGGGTGCGGGGACGCCCACCTCCGCCACCGACAACAAGTCCGGCACCCATCTCGCCGCCTACGCCCTCGGTGCAGGTCAGGGCTTTGTCCTCGGGGTGGCCGCGCCGCGGCGGGATCCCGGTGACCACACCATCGCCTCCGTCGCCGCCGTCCTGCTGTCCCTGCTCACCGGCGAGCACCAGAGCGGCACGGGTGCGGCCCGGTCGTCGGCGCTGGTACGGCTGCTGCTGGGGGCGCCGCCGGCCGACGTGGCCCCGCTCCTGGGGTCCGGCAGGTGGCTCGTGGTGCA
It encodes:
- a CDS encoding thiamine pyrophosphate-binding protein, which translates into the protein MTHDHDLELRPTAAQTEAALNPPPGRNGGDLVVETLAGLGATTVFGLPGQHALGMFDALRRSSLRYIGLRVENNAGFAADAYGRITGEAAPLLLSTGPGALTSLAALQEARAASAPVLAISSQIPTAGLGGGRHGYLHELPDQAASFRGVVKSVHTVRAQSQIPSAIAEAWKSALTAPHGPVWVELPQDVLLDRTSIPVVTGGDAFPEQLPPRPELTAVAADLLSKAARPAIIAGGGVVRADASGKLKQLAERLQAPVVTTPGGKGAFPWKHPLSLQSWIEDRHTTEFLQDADVVLVVGSGLGELSSNYHTFKPSGRVIQIEADLGKLESNHPALGIHADARLALQALLETVEERSDPAAPERVREVLAKVADRIAAQELTLEQDVLASVRRALPADSPSFWDMTILAYWAWSAFDAKGPNLLHSAQGAGGLGYGFPAALGAAAADPTRPVLAVSGDGGALYSIAELATARQYDLNVTWLIVDDGGYGILREYMTDAFGQPTATELTRPDYVALAESFGVPGVRTTARTLETDLAKALSQAGPSVVVLPAVLRMFAATHLE
- the speB gene encoding agmatinase: MSSNETPRGPVDSSRIPRYAGPATFARLPRLDEVGRADVAVVGVPFDSGVSYRPGARFGGNAIREASRLLRPYNPAQDASPFALAQVADAGDIAANPFNINEAVDTIEAAADELLGTGARLMTLGGDHTIALPLLRSVARKHGPVALLHFDAHLDTWDTYFGAEYTHGTPFRRAVEEGILDTEALSHVGTRGPLYGKQDLTDDEKMGFGIVTSADIYRRGADEVADQLRQRIGDRPLYISIDIDCLDPAHAPGTGTPEAGGMTSRELLEILRGLASCNLVSADVVEVAPAYDHAEITSVAASHTAYELTTIMSRQIAESRKENEGK
- a CDS encoding sodium:solute symporter codes for the protein MAVDYTVIVIYLAGMLAMGWWGMRRAKSKSEFLVAGRRLGPAMYSGTMAAIVLGGASTIGGVGLGYQYGLSGAWMVFTIGLGLLALSVFFSARIARLKVYTVSEMLDLRYGGRAGLISGVVMWAYTLMLAVTSTIAYATIFDVLFDMNRTVAIILGGSIVVAYSTLGGMWSITLTDMVQFVVKTIGVLLLLLPIAVVKAGGFSEMKAKLPTGYFDPLGIGGETIFTYLLIYTFGMLIGQDIWQRVFTAGSDRTAKWGGTVAGTYCLVYALAGAVIGTAAKVLYPKLGSPDDAFATIVKDELPVGVRGVVLAAALAAVMSTSSGALIACATVANNDIWSRLRGAVRRSEEEHDEVRGNRVFILIMGLGVIGTAIALNNVVEALTVAYNLLVGGLLVPILGGLLWKRGTAQGALASVVVGGLAVVGLMAGYGILANEPVYYGLLSSLVAYVAVSLATPATDAAVLAAWRERLAGRAPEAVSEPVPAPQ
- a CDS encoding PucR family transcriptional regulator — protein: MPDPAVPPTPPVPLASLLAREDLALRRIAGPSDADIVIHWAHTSEMADPYPYLLGGELLLTAGVHIPEAAGSGTYFDDYVSRIVAAGGAALGFGLAPVHDTVPRALVAACDAHGLPLLEVPPQTTFSGVARAVWQLMAQARLAELRRVTDAQQSLAAAASRPDPVPSVLRQLAQRVGGRAVLYGPEGAEIASAGRTAGTGAGEALAELAQVVRPSGAGTPTSATDNKSGTHLAAYALGAGQGFVLGVAAPRRDPGDHTIASVAAVLLSLLTGEHQSGTGAARSSALVRLLLGAPPADVAPLLGSGRWLVVHARPDAQAPDPVAASALGAALGSPLVDLAQDVVRVLVPADREPAAQPGWTLGVSAAAAPSAWPSADTQAARALARARATRTALVRHGEHAGLADLVPAREAEAHARMLLAPVADPPALAETLRTWLSLHGSWDRTAVALSVHRNTVRQRIARCAALLDTDLDDPDVRMELWFALRQG